In one window of Verrucomicrobiia bacterium DNA:
- a CDS encoding FkbM family methyltransferase gives MYIESFINKILSYKKARPLIAKIWRYIMPSFLVKRRVFGLKMCFDSRDHPFFWYTTTEFFEQLENVPAIFNSFHGIFWDVGCNVGIYSLRAASLGHRVIAFDISPKAAALVEKSAQLNQLQDKITVVPRAFSLEPIPYVAPKTAIAGNQLNAQKEIANAMSISYLEAANQYGIPKLLKMDIEGFEEHFLKSSEFKKWIIDHKIIFILELHKKEFWDLLWKDVPMIQLSSHVVKFESK, from the coding sequence GTGTATATAGAATCTTTTATTAACAAAATTCTTAGTTATAAAAAGGCACGTCCCCTAATAGCAAAGATCTGGCGCTATATAATGCCCTCATTCCTTGTAAAAAGACGAGTTTTTGGTTTAAAGATGTGTTTTGACTCGAGAGATCACCCTTTTTTTTGGTATACGACAACAGAATTTTTCGAACAACTTGAAAATGTTCCGGCTATCTTCAACTCATTTCATGGCATTTTTTGGGATGTGGGTTGTAATGTGGGTATTTATTCTTTGCGAGCTGCTTCTTTAGGACATCGTGTAATAGCCTTCGATATATCGCCTAAAGCAGCGGCTCTAGTTGAAAAAAGTGCACAACTTAACCAGCTTCAAGATAAAATTACAGTTGTGCCTAGAGCCTTTTCTTTAGAGCCTATTCCTTATGTCGCGCCTAAAACGGCCATTGCAGGCAACCAACTCAATGCTCAAAAGGAAATAGCCAATGCTATGAGCATCTCTTATCTAGAAGCAGCAAATCAATATGGAATTCCCAAATTACTGAAAATGGATATTGAAGGGTTTGAAGAACATTTCTTAAAATCGTCAGAATTTAAAAAATGGATTATTGACCATAAAATTATTTTTATATTAGAACTTCATAAAAAAGAATTTTGGGATCTGCTGTGGAAAGATGTGCCCATGATTCAGCTTTCTTCACATGTAGTTAAATTTGAGTCTAAATAA
- a CDS encoding class I SAM-dependent methyltransferase: MGLDINALYFLIAARQQGASFNQVITVGRPEVGINLNLLENELKQYRFPLKKSIRDLWTKEPYFAEPIFEALGAQSISTLDASNFMGANTIHDMNLPLPNSLKNRFDIVYDTGSLEHIFNFPVAIKNCMEMLKENGRLIIHTTANNCMGHGFYQFSPELFYRIFSEENGFEVERLILHPVGPYGKWYQANDPKTIKCRVELISLRPIYLLLQARKIVSRTLFETSPQQSDYQAAWDNTATYSLTSKKQKRWQKFGKLTPRLARFFRALSHGYEYYTTQSLRNKKLFKHQPKKPTQPLTK; this comes from the coding sequence ATGGGACTGGATATTAATGCACTTTATTTTCTCATCGCCGCACGTCAACAAGGAGCTTCTTTTAATCAAGTTATAACCGTTGGTCGACCTGAAGTTGGCATTAATCTGAACCTCCTTGAAAATGAGCTAAAACAATATCGCTTCCCCTTAAAAAAATCGATAAGGGACCTATGGACAAAAGAACCCTATTTTGCAGAGCCCATTTTTGAAGCACTTGGTGCGCAATCCATCTCTACCTTAGACGCCTCTAATTTCATGGGCGCTAATACCATTCATGACATGAATCTGCCCCTGCCCAATTCTCTAAAAAATCGTTTCGACATTGTCTATGATACAGGCTCCTTAGAACATATTTTCAATTTTCCTGTCGCAATTAAAAACTGCATGGAAATGCTCAAAGAAAATGGTCGCCTCATAATCCACACCACCGCCAATAACTGCATGGGTCACGGCTTTTATCAATTTAGCCCGGAACTTTTTTATCGAATTTTTTCCGAAGAAAACGGCTTTGAAGTGGAACGCCTCATCCTACATCCGGTTGGGCCCTACGGAAAATGGTATCAAGCAAATGATCCCAAAACGATAAAATGTCGCGTGGAGCTCATTTCCCTTCGTCCCATTTATCTTTTACTCCAAGCTCGAAAAATCGTGTCGCGTACTCTTTTCGAAACATCCCCGCAACAAAGTGATTATCAAGCGGCGTGGGACAATACTGCAACCTATAGCTTAACCTCTAAAAAGCAAAAACGCTGGCAAAAATTTGGAAAATTAACACCGCGATTAGCTCGTTTCTTTAGAGCATTAAGCCATGGATATGAATATTACACCACCCAATCTCTGAGAAATAAGAAGCTCTTCAAACACCAACCCAAAAAGCCAACTCAACCTTTAACAAAATAA
- a CDS encoding FkbM family methyltransferase: MIQKWITRLSRSACARKWVKKLGFIRLANQSLKLFPLTKTLSGSGVKYRMAKIESVVLSEEMFSQQNLYESHYFPQRLETFADLGCNVGYFTCWLTHVRGGKPLRGVMVDANPEAVAEARWHAKVNHWNEVVVLQGLVGEINPNETKDFFVYESNVCSASQPLTQEELGLQGEWEKIAVPGIVLEEVWKKRFGETRCHLLKLDVEGSELNFLQKEIQFLQRVDAICIEWHTWAVDFETLRQILEKSNFKFVKILHESELMGTAYFVKG, encoded by the coding sequence ATGATACAAAAATGGATAACTCGGCTGTCGCGTAGTGCGTGTGCAAGAAAATGGGTTAAAAAATTAGGTTTCATTCGTTTAGCGAATCAAAGTCTGAAATTATTTCCTTTAACGAAGACTTTATCGGGAAGTGGTGTGAAATACCGAATGGCTAAAATTGAAAGTGTTGTTTTGAGTGAAGAGATGTTTAGTCAGCAAAATCTTTATGAATCCCATTATTTTCCACAGAGACTTGAGACTTTTGCTGATTTGGGATGTAATGTAGGTTATTTTACATGCTGGCTGACTCATGTTCGGGGAGGAAAACCACTTCGCGGTGTTATGGTAGATGCGAATCCGGAGGCAGTGGCGGAAGCACGTTGGCATGCCAAAGTAAATCATTGGAATGAGGTTGTGGTGTTGCAAGGTTTAGTAGGAGAGATAAATCCTAATGAAACAAAAGATTTTTTTGTTTACGAATCTAATGTTTGTTCTGCGAGCCAGCCCTTAACGCAAGAAGAATTAGGTTTACAAGGTGAATGGGAGAAAATAGCTGTGCCAGGTATTGTCCTAGAGGAAGTGTGGAAAAAAAGGTTTGGTGAAACGCGTTGTCACTTGCTGAAGTTGGACGTAGAAGGTTCGGAGTTGAATTTTTTACAAAAAGAAATTCAATTTCTTCAACGCGTGGATGCTATATGCATTGAATGGCATACCTGGGCCGTGGATTTTGAGACGCTTCGACAAATTTTGGAAAAATCTAATTTTAAATTTGTTAAAATTCTCCACGAAAGTGAACTCATGGGGACTGCTTATTTTGTTAAAGGTTGA
- a CDS encoding class I SAM-dependent methyltransferase produces MKWIYIKKGIKLLFVGEWRRVYNEVHAIIYRAVYEWIGFFAMPLRKTGRKRVEPSIEVITQYPIAFESPDHIAPKGTAENNSTNKKFILHMDRLLSNSFPKQTLNVLDLGCSGGQMINDFLNLCWVGVGLEGSDYSLKRKRANWGTLANRNLFTCDITKPFQVNFDKSKAKFHLITAWEVLEHIATPDLLQLFRNISDHLEVGGCFIASTTPTPDIHEGIELHQTKWENEQWRNFVETNFPELEYADVGLKIYQYVRYNLLHPSFLIYRKRR; encoded by the coding sequence ATGAAGTGGATTTACATTAAAAAAGGGATTAAATTACTTTTCGTAGGAGAGTGGCGCAGAGTTTATAATGAGGTTCATGCCATTATTTATCGAGCGGTTTACGAGTGGATTGGGTTTTTTGCTATGCCCTTGCGTAAAACTGGCAGAAAACGAGTGGAGCCAAGTATTGAGGTAATCACTCAATATCCCATCGCGTTTGAGTCCCCTGATCATATCGCTCCTAAAGGCACTGCAGAAAATAATAGCACGAACAAAAAATTTATTTTGCATATGGATCGTTTATTAAGTAACTCTTTTCCCAAACAAACACTCAACGTTTTGGATTTAGGTTGTTCCGGTGGACAAATGATTAACGATTTTTTGAATTTATGTTGGGTAGGTGTAGGATTAGAAGGTTCGGATTATTCCTTAAAGCGAAAGCGTGCTAATTGGGGAACTTTAGCCAATCGTAATTTATTTACCTGCGATATTACTAAACCCTTTCAAGTGAATTTTGATAAGAGTAAGGCAAAGTTTCATCTGATTACCGCATGGGAGGTTTTGGAGCATATTGCTACGCCGGATTTGTTACAGTTATTTCGTAATATTAGTGATCATCTTGAGGTTGGGGGTTGTTTTATCGCCTCTACCACTCCTACTCCTGACATTCATGAAGGTATTGAATTGCATCAAACTAAGTGGGAAAATGAGCAGTGGAGAAATTTTGTAGAAACAAATTTTCCGGAATTGGAGTATGCGGATGTGGGTTTAAAAATCTATCAATATGTTCGTTATAATCTTTTGCATCCTTCCTTTTTAATTTATCGAAAACGAAGATGA
- a CDS encoding FkbM family methyltransferase yields the protein MNAAQKGHEVIAFDISPKAINLLRKGARANQVNIQTVEGAFSVEPYFYTTPTSSHTENQAIKTSGSGQRKSITFLEAAERFGIPQVIKMDIEGNEKEFLQSSTYRDWLTQHNILWIFEMHKSEDFELLKNWKTHEVDPMHFAVNFNFH from the coding sequence TTGAATGCTGCTCAAAAAGGCCATGAGGTTATTGCCTTTGATATTTCACCTAAAGCTATCAATCTCCTACGAAAAGGCGCTCGCGCCAACCAAGTAAATATTCAGACCGTGGAAGGTGCTTTTTCCGTTGAACCCTATTTTTATACAACACCCACTTCTTCCCATACGGAAAACCAAGCAATAAAAACCTCAGGTTCTGGACAGAGAAAAAGCATCACTTTTTTAGAAGCAGCTGAACGTTTTGGTATTCCTCAAGTCATTAAAATGGATATTGAAGGAAACGAAAAAGAATTTTTGCAATCTTCTACTTATCGAGATTGGCTCACTCAGCACAATATACTTTGGATATTTGAAATGCATAAATCCGAAGATTTTGAACTACTTAAAAATTGGAAAACGCACGAAGTGGATCCAATGCATTTTGCAGTCAACTTTAATTTCCATTAA
- a CDS encoding NAD-dependent epimerase/dehydratase family protein has protein sequence MNQTHLVTGAAGFIGSHLVDRLLSLGYRVIGIDNLSLGQKKNLTQALAHPHFIFHEQDLNQLENCLRLIEKEKIDTLWHLAANSDIQAGVKNPDIDLHATFLTTYNALKLAKHLQIPHFAFSSTSAIYGELPGNIAENAGPLFPISSYGAMKLASEAVISVALESYLQKTWIFRFPNVVGPRATHGVIFDFIKKLKKTPTQLEVLGDGNQTKPYLYVTDLVNAMIFIHQNAQKDLNYFNIAPQGSETSVRHIAQTLLQHIHSTAAITFTGGSKGWTGDVANFRYDVTKLSELGWIAQLTSDQAIQRAIQDIWNENS, from the coding sequence ATGAACCAAACACATTTAGTTACAGGCGCCGCAGGATTTATTGGAAGCCATTTGGTAGATCGATTGCTCTCGCTCGGTTACCGTGTCATTGGTATTGACAATCTCAGTCTGGGTCAGAAAAAAAATTTAACTCAAGCCTTAGCCCATCCCCATTTCATTTTTCATGAACAAGATTTAAATCAATTAGAAAATTGCTTACGGCTCATTGAAAAAGAAAAAATTGATACGCTTTGGCATTTAGCCGCTAATTCAGATATTCAAGCCGGTGTAAAAAATCCGGATATCGATCTTCATGCAACCTTTCTCACTACTTATAACGCACTAAAACTTGCAAAACACTTACAGATTCCTCATTTCGCTTTTTCTTCTACCTCCGCTATCTATGGTGAATTGCCTGGTAATATTGCCGAAAACGCTGGCCCTCTTTTCCCCATATCTAGTTATGGCGCCATGAAACTAGCTTCCGAAGCGGTTATTTCGGTTGCGCTTGAAAGTTACTTGCAAAAAACTTGGATTTTCCGGTTTCCTAATGTCGTTGGCCCCCGAGCCACACATGGAGTAATTTTCGATTTTATTAAAAAACTAAAAAAAACACCCACTCAATTAGAAGTTTTAGGTGATGGAAACCAAACCAAACCCTACCTCTATGTCACGGATCTTGTTAATGCCATGATTTTCATTCATCAAAATGCTCAAAAAGATCTTAACTATTTTAATATCGCACCCCAAGGAAGCGAAACCTCGGTTCGTCACATTGCTCAGACTCTCTTACAACACATTCATTCTACCGCTGCTATCACTTTTACAGGAGGCTCAAAGGGGTGGACAGGCGATGTTGCCAACTTTCGCTACGATGTTACAAAACTTTCCGAACTAGGTTGGATAGCTCAACTCACCTCCGATCAAGCCATCCAACGTGCCATTCAAGATATTTGGAATGAAAACAGCTAA